The following coding sequences are from one Paracoccus alcaliphilus window:
- a CDS encoding lytic transglycosylase domain-containing protein yields MGRRGVLLSVLALAACGGSGGMPEGRGSAGLYPNETPWLRSRINYWAGHYGVPPSLVQRVVIRESGHRPEARNGPYYGLMQILPQTARTMGYRGPDRGLLDADTNLQYGVKYLRGAWLVADGNHDRAISWYARGYYYEAKRKGLLKETGLRG; encoded by the coding sequence ATGGGCAGGCGGGGGGTATTGCTTTCGGTGCTGGCGCTGGCGGCCTGTGGCGGGTCCGGGGGCATGCCCGAGGGACGGGGCAGCGCGGGGCTGTATCCGAACGAGACGCCCTGGCTGCGGTCGCGGATCAATTACTGGGCCGGGCATTACGGGGTTCCGCCTTCGCTGGTGCAGCGGGTGGTGATCCGCGAGTCCGGGCACCGGCCCGAGGCGCGCAACGGGCCTTATTACGGGTTGATGCAGATCCTGCCGCAGACGGCGCGGACCATGGGTTATCGCGGGCCGGATCGCGGATTGCTGGATGCCGATACCAACCTGCAATATGGTGTGAAATATCTGCGCGGGGCCTGGCTGGTGGCCGATGGCAATCACGACCGGGCCATCAGCTGGTATGCGCGGGGCTATTACTATGAGGCCAAGCGCAAGGGGCTGTTGAAAGAGACCGGGTTGCGGGGCTGA
- the lpdA gene encoding dihydrolipoyl dehydrogenase: MSYDLIVIGAGPGGYVCAIRAAQLGLKVACVEGRETLGGTCLNVGCIPSKALLHASHMLHESHENFEKMGLMGAAPKVDWAKMQGYKTETVGGNTKGIEFLFKKNKIDWLKGWASIEAPGKVKVGETVHETKNIVIASGSVPSSLKGAEVDNDKGIVVDSTGALALPKIPKSMVVIGAGVIGLELGSVYARLGAEVTVVEYLDAITPGMDAEVQKQFQKVLTKQGLKLILGAAVSEVETSGGKAEVKYSLKKDGKEQEIKADCVLVATGRRSFVDGLGLDGLGIELDPRGFIPVDKHWQTAAAGIYAIGDAVPGPMLAHKAEDEGMAVAEVIAGKAGHVNYDVIPGVIYTTPEVASVGLTETAAKEAGRKVKVGKFPFMGNARAKAMMQADGFVKLIADAESDRILGCHIIGPNAGEMIHEVCVAMEFGASAEDLALTCHAHPTTSEAVREAALACGDGAIHV, translated from the coding sequence ATGTCCTATGATCTGATCGTGATCGGCGCTGGCCCCGGCGGCTATGTCTGCGCGATCCGCGCCGCCCAGCTGGGCCTGAAGGTCGCCTGTGTCGAGGGCCGTGAAACCCTTGGCGGCACCTGTCTGAACGTCGGCTGCATCCCGTCCAAGGCGCTGCTGCATGCCAGCCATATGCTGCATGAATCCCACGAGAATTTCGAGAAGATGGGCCTGATGGGCGCGGCACCCAAGGTCGATTGGGCGAAGATGCAGGGCTATAAGACGGAAACCGTCGGCGGCAATACCAAGGGCATCGAATTCCTGTTCAAGAAGAACAAGATCGACTGGCTGAAGGGCTGGGCCAGCATCGAGGCCCCCGGCAAGGTCAAGGTCGGCGAGACCGTGCATGAGACGAAGAACATCGTCATCGCCTCGGGCTCGGTCCCGTCCAGCCTGAAGGGCGCCGAGGTCGATAACGACAAGGGCATCGTGGTGGATTCGACCGGCGCGCTGGCGCTGCCGAAGATCCCGAAATCCATGGTGGTGATCGGTGCGGGCGTGATCGGGCTGGAGCTGGGTTCCGTCTATGCCCGGCTGGGCGCCGAGGTGACGGTGGTGGAGTATCTGGACGCGATCACCCCGGGCATGGATGCCGAGGTGCAGAAGCAGTTCCAGAAGGTGCTGACCAAACAGGGGCTGAAACTCATCCTTGGCGCGGCGGTGTCCGAAGTCGAGACCAGCGGCGGCAAGGCCGAGGTGAAATACAGCCTGAAGAAGGACGGCAAAGAGCAGGAGATCAAGGCCGATTGCGTCCTGGTCGCGACCGGGCGGCGTTCCTTTGTCGATGGGCTGGGGCTGGACGGGCTGGGGATCGAGCTGGACCCGCGCGGCTTCATTCCGGTGGACAAGCACTGGCAGACGGCGGCGGCGGGCATCTATGCCATCGGCGACGCGGTGCCCGGCCCGATGCTGGCCCACAAGGCCGAGGATGAGGGCATGGCGGTGGCCGAGGTCATCGCGGGCAAGGCGGGTCATGTGAATTACGACGTGATCCCGGGCGTCATCTATACCACGCCCGAAGTCGCCAGTGTCGGACTGACCGAAACGGCGGCGAAAGAGGCCGGGCGCAAGGTGAAGGTCGGCAAGTTCCCTTTCATGGGCAATGCCCGCGCCAAGGCGATGATGCAGGCCGATGGCTTCGTCAAGCTGATCGCCGATGCCGAGAGCGACCGCATTCTGGGCTGTCACATCATCGGCCCCAATGCGGGCGAGATGATCCACGAGGTCTGCGTGGCAATGGAATTCGGCGCCTCGGCCGAGGATCTGGCGCTGACCTGCCATGCGCATCCGACCACCTCGGAAGCGGTTCGCGAGGCCGCCCTGGCCTGCGGCGATGGCGCGATTCATGTCTGA
- a CDS encoding MAPEG family protein, with protein MGAELTALGLAAFLQALQIGLAGWSMNRDVGVAWNAGPRDTAPEMSALTGRLRRAVDNHFQGLVLFAIAVLLVTLGGQGNALTAGCAWVYLLARALYVPAYAFGWSPWRSLIWAAGFAATMLMILAALI; from the coding sequence ATGGGGGCCGAACTGACCGCGCTGGGTCTTGCGGCATTCTTGCAGGCCCTGCAGATCGGTTTGGCCGGGTGGTCGATGAATCGCGATGTGGGCGTGGCATGGAATGCCGGGCCGCGCGATACGGCGCCCGAAATGTCGGCGCTGACCGGCAGGCTGCGCCGGGCGGTGGACAACCATTTTCAGGGGCTGGTGCTGTTTGCCATCGCGGTATTGCTGGTCACGCTTGGCGGTCAGGGCAATGCGCTGACCGCCGGTTGCGCATGGGTCTATCTGCTGGCGCGGGCCCTTTATGTTCCGGCCTATGCGTTCGGCTGGTCGCCCTGGCGTTCGCTGATCTGGGCCGCGGGCTTTGCCGCCACCATGCTGATGATACTCGCGGCGCTGATCTGA